A stretch of Xanthocytophaga agilis DNA encodes these proteins:
- a CDS encoding class I SAM-dependent methyltransferase has protein sequence MNINPNWDERYKEQEFAYGKIPNLFFKEWLLKFMPGTILMPADGEGRNGVFAAQQGWKVTSFDQSIEGQAKALQLAKENSVSLEYIVGDLEHLAFKCESFDAISLIYAHFSAEKKSLFHKKLDTFLKPGGIVILEAFSKKHIHLVKQNPKVGGPKDVAMLYSKEEILADFQNYELLLLEEEDVMLEEGKYHNGKGSVIRFVGRKMV, from the coding sequence ATGAATATAAATCCGAATTGGGACGAACGATATAAAGAGCAAGAGTTTGCCTATGGCAAAATACCTAATCTGTTTTTTAAGGAGTGGCTTCTGAAGTTTATGCCTGGCACTATCCTAATGCCCGCAGATGGAGAAGGTCGCAATGGGGTATTTGCAGCACAGCAAGGATGGAAAGTCACTTCCTTTGATCAAAGTATAGAAGGACAAGCCAAAGCCCTGCAACTGGCAAAGGAAAATAGCGTGAGTCTGGAGTATATTGTAGGGGATTTGGAACACCTTGCGTTTAAATGCGAGTCATTTGATGCTATTAGCCTTATCTATGCCCATTTCTCCGCTGAAAAGAAGTCCCTATTTCACAAAAAGCTGGACACGTTTCTGAAACCGGGTGGAATCGTAATTCTGGAAGCATTTAGCAAAAAACATATACACCTTGTGAAACAGAATCCCAAAGTGGGAGGACCAAAGGATGTGGCTATGCTGTATTCTAAAGAAGAGATACTGGCTGATTTTCAAAACTATGAATTGCTATTACTAGAAGAAGAAGATGTTATGTTAGAAGAAGGGAAATACCATAACGGCAAAGGATCTGTAATCAGATTCGTTGGGAGAAAGATGGTTTAG
- a CDS encoding AraC family transcriptional regulator produces the protein MENIPIRSITTVSKESILSDSFSIRDVQDVFGGKDSMQDTHRHTFFYMLALQKGAGSHEIDFIPYEVSDNTIFFMRPGQVHKLTLKAGSTGYLMQFTIAFYSPQDHKASHVLRRVGSINSYQLNDQNFEKLFSVLRYIFQEYTDQQEGFQEVIKANLGICFIELLRQNNQKSSASTNLYGQERLEELLELLETHATTHKQVSDYADMLNLSVYQLNAITKSMLGKTCSELITDYCILEAKRYLLATSNQVNQIAYYLGYEDTSYFIRFFKKHTGYSPEAFRHNFR, from the coding sequence ATGGAAAATATTCCCATACGAAGTATTACCACTGTCTCTAAGGAATCGATTCTGTCGGATAGCTTTAGTATACGGGATGTACAGGATGTGTTTGGTGGCAAAGACAGCATGCAGGATACACACAGGCATACATTCTTTTACATGTTGGCTTTACAGAAAGGAGCAGGATCTCATGAGATAGACTTTATTCCGTATGAAGTCTCTGACAATACTATTTTCTTTATGCGCCCTGGCCAGGTGCATAAACTTACACTAAAAGCTGGTAGTACAGGATATCTGATGCAATTCACAATAGCTTTCTATTCGCCTCAGGATCATAAAGCCAGTCATGTATTACGTAGGGTAGGATCGATTAATTCTTATCAGTTGAATGACCAGAATTTTGAGAAACTGTTTTCTGTATTGAGGTATATATTTCAGGAATATACTGACCAACAAGAAGGATTTCAGGAAGTGATTAAGGCAAATCTGGGCATTTGTTTTATTGAACTTCTTCGACAGAATAATCAAAAGAGTTCGGCGAGTACAAACCTGTATGGACAAGAACGCCTGGAGGAATTACTTGAATTGTTAGAAACCCATGCTACCACTCATAAGCAGGTATCTGACTACGCAGATATGTTGAATTTGTCTGTCTACCAGTTAAATGCTATTACCAAATCCATGTTGGGCAAAACTTGTTCCGAACTCATTACAGACTACTGTATTCTGGAAGCTAAACGCTATCTGCTGGCTACTTCCAATCAGGTCAATCAGATAGCGTATTATCTGGGATATGAAGATACTTCCTACTTTATCCGGTTCTTTAAAAAACACACAGGCTATTCACCAGAAGCCTTTCGGCATAATTTCAGATAA
- a CDS encoding DUF1772 domain-containing protein, with amino-acid sequence MKFPDAILLVATTLTALMAGLFFAYSVSVYLGLQKLSDIEYIKAMQSINREIQNPLFFSCFFGALLLLPWACIQQYSLNKSAFLVLLAASVVYGIGVFGVTIVANVPLNNQLDAFSLSTASSEQIHTQRSLFEGRWNIWNHVRTVASVVAVMAAIGACLVRKGN; translated from the coding sequence ATGAAGTTCCCTGATGCGATCTTACTTGTGGCAACAACCCTGACTGCATTGATGGCAGGGTTGTTTTTTGCCTATTCTGTTTCTGTGTACCTTGGGTTGCAGAAATTGTCTGATATAGAATATATCAAAGCTATGCAATCTATTAATCGTGAAATTCAAAATCCATTGTTCTTTAGCTGCTTCTTTGGAGCGCTACTATTACTTCCCTGGGCTTGTATTCAGCAGTATTCTTTGAATAAGTCCGCATTTCTGGTTTTGTTAGCAGCTTCTGTAGTGTATGGCATTGGTGTGTTTGGGGTAACAATAGTAGCTAATGTTCCATTGAATAACCAGTTGGATGCTTTCTCACTTTCAACTGCTAGTTCGGAACAGATACACACACAAAGATCTTTATTCGAAGGCCGATGGAATATCTGGAATCATGTCCGGACAGTGGCATCTGTAGTAGCTGTAATGGCAGCTATTGGAGCTTGTCTGGTTCGTAAAGGGAATTAG
- a CDS encoding SDR family oxidoreductase, producing MKLIIFGATGSVGSQLVKQALEQGHSVTAFTRSPEKLATFAHNNLQIVKGDLQNADDVENAIRNQDAVLCAIGDGASGKVRATGTRHILDAMQKTGSKRFICQTTLGLGNSAGNLNFFWKYIMFGWLLKKAFQDHQIQERYIFDSSLDYTVVRPSAFTNGSVTNTYKVDFDGKYKKLSLKISRADVANFMLQQLQNRLYSRKAVSISN from the coding sequence ATGAAGCTCATTATTTTTGGTGCTACCGGGAGTGTAGGCTCCCAACTTGTGAAACAGGCATTAGAACAGGGACATTCTGTAACAGCCTTTACCCGTTCTCCTGAAAAGCTGGCAACTTTTGCTCATAATAATCTGCAAATCGTCAAAGGTGATCTCCAGAATGCCGATGATGTAGAAAATGCCATCCGAAATCAGGACGCGGTATTGTGCGCCATTGGAGATGGTGCCAGTGGAAAGGTACGGGCAACAGGTACCCGACACATTTTGGATGCCATGCAAAAAACGGGTAGTAAACGTTTTATCTGCCAGACTACACTGGGGTTGGGGAACAGTGCGGGTAATCTGAATTTCTTCTGGAAATACATCATGTTTGGCTGGTTGCTCAAAAAGGCTTTTCAGGATCATCAGATACAGGAACGTTATATTTTTGACAGCTCACTGGATTATACTGTTGTACGTCCCAGTGCCTTTACCAATGGTTCGGTGACCAATACCTACAAAGTGGATTTTGATGGAAAGTATAAAAAGCTAAGCCTCAAAATTTCCAGAGCAGATGTGGCGAATTTCATGTTACAGCAATTGCAGAACAGACTTTATTCCCGAAAGGCTGTTAGTATTTCCAACTAG
- a CDS encoding helix-turn-helix domain-containing protein → MNFQTIVPDKSIALFVKTIWVFENIDSDIKTNLPFFADGYPGLLFQQTANGLIVNPHKKQMPVLFLYGQTLHPIEMEIDGTYQLIIYQLYPFVLKSFFGVTPRSINDNCYDLAQLKEFDTPTFTKQLLACSELSQRIEALTSFLYQMFQLKKQSLDLTIRQVIEKIVLTKGQEPIRAIAEELELNPRTLERRFVSETGLLPKQFAQIIQFQLSLEQLTIKDYNKLTDIVYENGFADQSHFIRVFKAYTGKTPKVFSKK, encoded by the coding sequence ATGAATTTTCAGACTATAGTTCCTGATAAATCGATTGCTCTTTTTGTAAAAACCATCTGGGTATTTGAAAATATAGATTCTGATATCAAAACCAATCTACCTTTCTTTGCCGATGGTTATCCCGGATTACTATTTCAGCAAACAGCCAATGGCCTAATCGTGAATCCTCACAAAAAGCAGATGCCAGTGTTGTTTCTATATGGACAAACACTTCATCCCATTGAGATGGAAATAGATGGAACCTATCAACTGATTATCTACCAATTGTATCCTTTTGTCTTAAAGAGTTTTTTTGGAGTCACTCCTAGGTCTATTAACGATAATTGTTACGACCTGGCACAACTGAAAGAATTTGATACTCCCACTTTTACCAAACAATTGCTGGCCTGTTCAGAGCTTTCGCAGAGAATAGAAGCATTAACCTCTTTCCTGTATCAGATGTTTCAACTCAAAAAACAAAGTCTCGATTTGACAATCAGACAGGTAATTGAGAAAATTGTTCTTACCAAAGGACAGGAGCCGATTCGAGCTATTGCAGAAGAATTAGAACTTAACCCACGTACCCTTGAACGAAGATTTGTCAGCGAAACAGGATTATTACCCAAACAGTTTGCTCAGATTATTCAGTTTCAGTTGTCACTGGAACAGCTCACGATAAAAGATTATAATAAGCTTACGGATATTGTATACGAAAACGGTTTTGCTGATCAGTCACATTTTATCCGTGTTTTCAAAGCCTATACTGGAAAAACACCCAAAGTTTTTTCAAAAAAATAA